From Flavobacteriales bacterium:
GGGAGTCCACCCGGCCGATGCCAGCGGTCAAGAAGGTGCTCCCTCAGGCACCCCTGACATCTCCTTCTACTGCGAGGATATCGAGCAAACGGTGAAGGAAATGAAGGCCAAAGGCGTGGAATTCAAAGGC
This genomic window contains:
- a CDS encoding VOC family protein, which produces GVHPADASGQEGAPSGTPDISFYCEDIEQTVKEMKAKGVEFKGEIEDHGYGWVTYFKAPGDFYLQLYQPKYGK